The Pseudomonas berkeleyensis genome includes a region encoding these proteins:
- a CDS encoding MerR family transcriptional regulator — translation MLEPSHNDELPAIPGKRYFTIGEVSELCAVKPHVLRYWEQEFPQLNPVKRRGNRRYYQRQDVLMIRQIRALLYDQGFTIGGARQRLSGDEAKDDTTQYRQLIKQMIAELEDVLHVLKK, via the coding sequence ATGCTGGAACCAAGTCATAACGACGAACTACCGGCAATTCCCGGCAAGCGCTACTTCACCATTGGTGAGGTGAGCGAACTCTGCGCGGTCAAGCCCCACGTTCTACGTTACTGGGAACAGGAATTCCCACAGCTGAATCCGGTAAAGCGGCGGGGCAACCGTCGCTACTACCAGCGTCAGGATGTGCTGATGATCCGACAGATTCGTGCGCTGCTCTATGATCAGGGCTTCACCATCGGTGGCGCGCGTCAGCGCCTCTCTGGTGATGAAGCCAAAGACGACACTACCCAGTATCGCCAACTGATCAAGCAGATGATTGCTGAACTCGAGGATGTTTTGCACGTGCTGAAGAAGTAA
- a CDS encoding recombination directionality factor, whose translation MLKGLAITPPVLGRFSIGKVIEKNGKRLPEKDDQFTITSQVQGKDGWLLHPLNDELRQSDGDKLRSIPIRLLFNEPELNFRADYTLFDRQSGRPLCVGNGDTCRRVTQDGMQSLPCPSPDACSLAKGGACKPYGRLNVVIGDEDPLGSFVFRTTGFNSIRTIAARLHYFQAISGNRLACLPLELRLRGKSTRQSHGTPIFYVDLTVRHSTDMTLTLQATHELDAQRQATGFDQAALDDAARRGFANGAFEDSEEDAGAIVEEFYPTDSGSPASTCQAAPRTSLSEKLESKAQRLSAPSPQN comes from the coding sequence ATGCTCAAAGGTCTGGCTATCACCCCGCCGGTACTCGGGCGGTTTTCCATCGGCAAGGTCATCGAGAAGAACGGCAAGCGTCTGCCGGAAAAGGATGATCAGTTCACCATTACCTCTCAGGTGCAGGGCAAGGATGGCTGGCTCCTGCACCCACTGAATGACGAACTGCGCCAAAGCGATGGCGACAAGCTACGCAGCATCCCCATACGCCTGTTGTTCAACGAACCAGAGTTAAATTTCCGCGCCGACTACACCCTGTTCGATCGGCAGTCTGGGCGTCCGTTGTGTGTCGGCAACGGTGATACCTGCAGGCGCGTCACGCAGGACGGCATGCAATCTCTACCCTGCCCTTCCCCAGATGCCTGCTCCTTGGCCAAGGGCGGAGCGTGCAAGCCCTATGGCCGACTCAACGTGGTGATTGGGGACGAGGATCCGCTGGGCAGCTTCGTCTTCCGTACCACCGGCTTCAATAGCATCCGCACCATCGCCGCTCGGCTGCATTACTTCCAGGCCATCTCGGGCAATCGCCTGGCCTGCCTGCCACTGGAACTGCGCCTGCGTGGCAAGTCCACTCGCCAGAGCCACGGCACACCGATCTTTTACGTCGACCTGACAGTACGCCACAGCACGGACATGACCCTAACGCTGCAGGCCACCCATGAGCTCGATGCACAACGACAAGCAACTGGCTTCGATCAGGCTGCGCTGGATGACGCCGCGCGTCGAGGCTTTGCCAATGGCGCCTTCGAAGACAGTGAGGAAGACGCGGGCGCCATTGTTGAGGAGTTCTACCCCACCGACAGCGGCAGCCCTGCCAGCACCTGCCAAGCCGCACCGAGAACCAGCCTGAGCGAGAAATTGGAATCAAAGGCTCAACGGCTCAGCGCCCCCTCTCCTCAGAACTAA
- a CDS encoding DUF932 domain-containing protein encodes MAHLIEQMAYVGATPWHGLGNQLTQKQPLEVWQREAGMDWQILESPVHFKSDAIGHLGTIHSFPEQKVLFRSDTKAPLSVVSQRYHTVQPSEVLEFYRDLTEVSGYELETAGVLKGGRKFWALARTGQGAALKGNDQVNGYLLLATSCDGTLATTATPTTVRVVCNNTLTIALDGTSRAIKVPHNTRFDPTVVKKQLGIAVSQWDDFMYRMRALAERKVQWHEALGFFMNVMCETSPTGALPEQLPNERALRKVQELYEGRGRGSQLDSARGTAWGLLNAVTEYVDHERRARSNEYRMDSAWFGQGAQIKQRALDSALRLAA; translated from the coding sequence CTTGAAGTCTGGCAGCGCGAAGCCGGTATGGACTGGCAGATCCTGGAAAGCCCTGTTCATTTCAAGTCAGACGCGATTGGCCATCTCGGCACGATCCACTCGTTCCCCGAGCAGAAGGTATTGTTCCGTTCGGATACCAAAGCTCCTTTGTCGGTGGTCTCCCAGCGCTACCACACCGTGCAACCGAGCGAAGTGCTGGAGTTCTACAGGGACCTGACCGAGGTCTCCGGCTACGAGCTGGAAACCGCAGGCGTACTCAAAGGCGGGCGCAAGTTCTGGGCGCTGGCGCGTACCGGGCAAGGCGCTGCACTCAAGGGTAACGACCAGGTCAACGGTTACCTACTGCTGGCCACTTCCTGCGACGGAACCCTGGCTACCACCGCAACGCCAACCACAGTGCGCGTGGTCTGCAATAACACACTGACCATCGCCTTGGACGGCACCAGCCGAGCGATCAAGGTGCCGCATAACACCCGCTTCGATCCAACGGTAGTGAAGAAGCAACTCGGTATTGCCGTCTCGCAATGGGACGACTTCATGTACCGCATGCGCGCGCTGGCCGAGCGTAAGGTGCAATGGCATGAGGCACTGGGCTTCTTCATGAACGTCATGTGCGAGACCAGCCCGACCGGTGCGCTTCCGGAACAACTGCCCAACGAGCGCGCCCTGCGCAAGGTACAGGAACTGTATGAAGGTCGTGGTCGTGGCAGCCAGCTGGACTCGGCACGCGGCACCGCCTGGGGCCTGCTCAATGCCGTCACCGAGTACGTCGACCACGAGCGCCGTGCACGCAGCAACGAGTACCGCATGGACTCGGCCTGGTTCGGTCAGGGTGCGCAAATCAAGCAACGCGCGCTGGATTCTGCGTTGAGGTTGGCAGCCTAA
- a CDS encoding inovirus Gp2 family protein yields the protein MFKTPPKNSIEWLGLPIQMEHDQLHLHYLNRIHHLLMWCLAEHPRWTVIRVDLHSPKSCSISENAITRFIESIKAQLKHAQGVKQSAGKRAYDPMVRYVWVREWNEADQPHFHLAILLNHDAYFSLGNYGRLGDGDRDYDEMLSGRICKAWGVALSIDWRQARTGVHFPECPTSALMRRGPRSSLQLYGVFYRLSYFAKLQTKRYGDGERNFGMSQLRRIQVTQE from the coding sequence ATGTTCAAGACACCTCCAAAAAACTCCATCGAATGGCTAGGCCTGCCAATCCAGATGGAGCATGACCAATTGCACTTACACTACCTGAATCGTATCCATCATTTGCTTATGTGGTGCTTAGCTGAGCACCCTAGATGGACTGTCATACGTGTTGACCTACACAGCCCAAAGAGTTGCAGCATTTCAGAAAACGCGATTACACGTTTCATCGAGTCTATAAAGGCCCAGCTTAAGCACGCTCAAGGGGTTAAACAATCTGCTGGTAAGCGAGCTTATGACCCAATGGTGCGTTACGTCTGGGTGCGTGAATGGAACGAAGCTGACCAACCACATTTTCATTTGGCCATATTGCTCAATCATGACGCCTATTTTTCGCTAGGAAATTACGGGCGCTTGGGTGATGGGGATCGGGACTACGACGAGATGTTGTCTGGGCGTATCTGTAAGGCGTGGGGTGTCGCGCTGAGTATCGACTGGAGGCAAGCACGGACGGGTGTTCACTTTCCGGAGTGCCCTACTTCTGCGCTGATGCGCCGTGGGCCGCGATCAAGTCTACAGCTCTATGGTGTCTTCTACCGTCTCAGTTATTTCGCCAAGTTGCAGACTAAACGGTACGGCGATGGAGAGCGGAACTTCGGCATGAGTCAATTACGCCGCATTCAAGTTACACAGGAATGA
- a CDS encoding ankyrin repeat domain-containing protein yields MNDLVVLPTPSNLFRALLTATGYRPFLESKGLGRDIDHLALEERPAGNFNLLENCQAQWLRAIRDDAGADWSNLIESAWIRYGKLLRSLARKVDTTGMIQDRARSAIFRMLVIPEISGFVRRIHQELPLPDMRQWWDSPFASWLIAAQQISSLSAQQLLARLANHADLDERTLERWQQGNAIGKSLWPYRDTVMALVGECQLPRQQIERLSGWLIMVVAIQSLPADLRDTVKRDFFMQGQLPLRTEEQFIVLLKREAADWHSLPIRDQIAPVLNAIQRLFANAVENHKAIRDRLDWLRSLCERTSPEVYTAHEYLWRWFSARLAANLGEKDNALKLYASACHAAWWRAGSHQHPLIHEALCYAVGVGDQVQANHYWDKCFLLGLNNPPKRELDEQAMRLISFEFERLFAPQKATQRIPPAMRYVVGPFVLSPKDLANPNRKRAQSDGRVRYTPLMDAVLMGTLEDVKELALAGGDPNVFIPESGENALIMALRRGHDRKDPEILQYLLSLDIAPETANRSASSKRETPLQIAMNMADAKVVGRLISLGADMELPCFNSPSALVYAMALLHDSVHVNDPAQLRAYLEGRVPADSFDAKNGAILDCELPAQRLDVHAMLVDPQKKLIFEAVKQHYSRTTDERREVVMTLLDKKADPNRRYPDFNGHRHLWTPTLFAAQLGDLDVLKAMIAAGGNPWLSLDEDRPGDERNALWVAVSYKRQRVIEYLLTLLPEHATN; encoded by the coding sequence ATGAATGATTTGGTGGTTTTGCCTACCCCCAGCAATCTCTTTAGGGCATTGCTAACAGCTACTGGTTACCGCCCCTTTCTGGAAAGCAAAGGATTGGGTCGGGATATCGATCATCTAGCCCTCGAAGAACGTCCGGCTGGTAACTTCAACTTATTGGAGAACTGCCAAGCTCAATGGCTACGGGCCATTCGGGATGATGCTGGGGCGGACTGGAGCAATCTGATCGAGTCGGCCTGGATCAGGTACGGCAAACTGCTGCGCTCACTGGCGCGAAAGGTAGATACCACCGGGATGATTCAGGATCGCGCACGGTCTGCCATCTTTAGGATGTTGGTAATCCCTGAGATCTCGGGCTTTGTTCGCCGCATACATCAGGAATTACCGTTACCGGATATGCGGCAGTGGTGGGATTCCCCCTTTGCCTCCTGGCTTATCGCTGCACAGCAAATAAGCTCACTTTCTGCACAACAATTGTTGGCGCGGCTTGCCAATCACGCGGATCTGGACGAGCGCACTCTAGAACGCTGGCAGCAGGGTAACGCTATCGGTAAAAGCCTGTGGCCGTACCGCGATACGGTTATGGCACTCGTCGGCGAGTGCCAATTGCCCCGCCAGCAGATAGAGCGACTATCCGGTTGGCTGATCATGGTGGTCGCAATACAGTCATTGCCCGCCGATCTGCGCGACACAGTCAAACGCGACTTTTTTATGCAAGGCCAGCTGCCTCTAAGGACAGAGGAGCAGTTCATTGTCTTACTGAAGCGTGAGGCAGCAGACTGGCATAGCCTGCCTATACGTGACCAGATTGCTCCTGTACTCAACGCCATCCAACGTCTGTTTGCCAATGCAGTGGAAAACCACAAGGCCATCCGTGATCGCCTTGACTGGCTTCGCTCGCTCTGTGAGCGCACCTCACCTGAGGTCTATACGGCCCATGAGTATCTTTGGCGCTGGTTCTCGGCAAGGTTGGCCGCAAATCTTGGCGAGAAGGACAATGCGCTAAAGCTCTACGCAAGCGCATGCCATGCGGCTTGGTGGCGGGCTGGGTCACACCAGCATCCGCTTATCCATGAAGCTTTGTGCTACGCCGTTGGCGTGGGTGATCAGGTTCAGGCAAACCACTACTGGGACAAATGTTTTTTGCTGGGTTTGAACAACCCACCCAAGCGAGAGCTGGATGAACAGGCAATGCGCCTAATCTCCTTTGAGTTTGAGCGACTGTTTGCGCCACAAAAGGCTACGCAGCGAATCCCGCCGGCCATGCGTTATGTAGTTGGTCCGTTTGTCCTATCACCCAAGGATCTGGCAAACCCAAACCGAAAGCGCGCCCAGTCCGATGGACGCGTCCGCTATACGCCGTTGATGGATGCAGTCCTGATGGGGACGCTTGAAGATGTCAAAGAGCTTGCTCTGGCAGGCGGGGATCCAAATGTTTTCATCCCGGAATCAGGCGAAAACGCCCTGATCATGGCGCTGCGTCGAGGACATGACCGAAAAGATCCCGAAATTCTGCAGTATCTGCTGAGCTTGGATATCGCTCCAGAAACTGCAAACCGGTCAGCTTCCAGCAAGCGGGAGACGCCATTACAGATCGCCATGAATATGGCTGATGCAAAAGTTGTTGGGCGACTCATATCGCTTGGCGCTGATATGGAGCTGCCTTGCTTCAACTCCCCAAGCGCTCTGGTTTATGCCATGGCACTGCTTCATGACAGTGTCCATGTAAATGATCCTGCGCAGTTGAGAGCCTACCTGGAAGGGCGCGTTCCGGCCGATTCTTTCGATGCCAAGAACGGTGCCATTCTGGATTGTGAGCTACCGGCTCAACGCCTTGATGTGCATGCGATGCTCGTTGACCCGCAAAAGAAGCTCATTTTCGAGGCTGTAAAGCAGCATTACAGCCGGACCACCGATGAGCGTCGTGAGGTGGTCATGACATTATTGGACAAGAAAGCAGATCCAAATCGACGCTACCCAGACTTTAACGGCCATCGCCACCTCTGGACGCCTACATTGTTCGCAGCGCAGTTGGGTGATCTTGATGTACTCAAAGCCATGATCGCGGCTGGTGGAAACCCTTGGCTTTCACTGGACGAGGACCGCCCCGGTGATGAGAGGAATGCGCTTTGGGTCGCAGTCAGTTACAAGCGGCAAAGGGTGATCGAGTACTTGCTGACGCTGCTGCCTGAGCACGCCACAAACTGA
- a CDS encoding YqaJ viral recombinase family nuclease: MKATSLNGNTRKPRPALRLVSTKELPREDWLAIRKQGIGSSDAAAAVGLNPYKSQLELWLEKTGRDSKLPKTDPHDEESPMYWGNVLEPIVAWHYSKRTKHKVRRINAVLQHPNPELPWMLANIDREVIGTDEVQILECKTAGINGARLWKEGVPEYVQLQVMHQLAVTGKQAADVAVLLGGQTLEIHRIERDEQMIARLIELERQFWHYVESDTPPPADGTASAEAALRCLYPEDSGQTVDLSQHAGLTAAYIELKAVRQSIADKEKREAELKQMLQQAIGDASRAEFSNGYVSWRKAKDSVGLDVAQLLKDKPYLQAKYPLLKTGARRFLVG; encoded by the coding sequence ATGAAAGCCACTTCATTGAACGGCAACACTCGCAAGCCCCGCCCTGCTCTGCGCCTGGTGAGTACCAAGGAGCTGCCTCGCGAGGACTGGCTAGCGATTCGCAAACAAGGCATTGGCAGCTCCGATGCTGCCGCTGCAGTAGGTCTGAACCCGTACAAATCGCAGTTGGAGCTGTGGCTGGAAAAGACCGGCCGCGACAGCAAACTACCGAAGACCGATCCCCACGATGAGGAAAGCCCGATGTACTGGGGTAACGTCCTGGAACCCATCGTGGCCTGGCACTACAGCAAGCGCACGAAGCACAAGGTACGGCGGATCAACGCCGTGCTGCAGCATCCCAATCCGGAGCTGCCCTGGATGCTGGCCAACATTGATCGAGAGGTGATCGGCACGGACGAGGTGCAAATCCTCGAATGTAAGACCGCCGGCATAAATGGAGCACGCCTCTGGAAAGAGGGCGTGCCGGAGTATGTACAGCTACAGGTGATGCACCAACTCGCCGTGACTGGCAAGCAAGCTGCTGATGTGGCTGTGCTGCTGGGTGGCCAGACGCTGGAGATCCATCGCATCGAGCGGGACGAGCAGATGATCGCTCGCCTGATCGAGTTGGAGCGCCAATTCTGGCATTACGTGGAAAGCGACACGCCACCTCCAGCCGATGGTACGGCCTCCGCTGAAGCTGCCCTGCGCTGCCTCTACCCAGAGGACAGTGGACAGACCGTCGACCTCAGCCAGCATGCCGGCCTGACCGCGGCCTATATCGAGTTGAAAGCCGTTCGGCAGTCGATTGCTGATAAGGAAAAGCGCGAAGCCGAACTCAAGCAGATGCTGCAGCAGGCCATTGGCGACGCCAGCCGGGCGGAGTTCTCCAATGGCTATGTCAGTTGGCGCAAGGCCAAGGACAGCGTAGGGCTCGATGTCGCCCAACTGCTCAAGGACAAGCCATACCTGCAGGCCAAGTACCCGCTATTGAAAACCGGAGCACGGCGCTTTCTCGTCGGTTGA
- a CDS encoding B12-binding domain-containing radical SAM protein, whose product MRPVILVSLDWRRPQDGKTGLGIASIAAALRAAGASFQIVDAQVNSTSFSLAQVQARLLQAIRQAGPGCLVGFGTFVWNDAEVRVLAHSIQDTGAEVVLGGPQISYMAKGQLESKYPLVRYFVRGQGEMAMVALASGTTPDDCGIHIAGTTDLGRKADHDLLTLPSPYLLETADLQSSIRWETQRGCPFRCSFCQHREPGIRLKHQWFDGHRLEKELAMFAAAKVKRISVLDPIFHNDAKRAIQILNSAKAAGVTAHLSLQCRFETCTPEFLDALEGLNVTLEFGLQTTVEAEYRAIKRPNRLDIICSRIRQLHERQIDFEVSLIYGLPNQTLDSFRSSVDWCVQRRVPRIRAWPLMLLRGTPLYEQKQLYGFKESDDQAIPIVVASNSFSETEYTEMARIAKLLEEN is encoded by the coding sequence ATGAGGCCGGTAATCTTGGTTTCATTGGATTGGCGTCGGCCGCAGGACGGTAAAACCGGATTAGGGATCGCTTCTATCGCTGCGGCTTTGCGCGCAGCCGGTGCGTCATTTCAGATTGTCGACGCACAAGTGAACAGCACTTCCTTCTCACTGGCACAGGTGCAGGCCCGTTTGCTGCAGGCCATTAGACAGGCCGGCCCTGGCTGCCTGGTTGGCTTCGGTACCTTTGTCTGGAACGACGCAGAGGTTCGCGTCCTGGCTCATTCGATTCAGGACACTGGGGCAGAGGTTGTCCTTGGCGGACCGCAAATTTCCTATATGGCCAAGGGCCAATTGGAAAGCAAATATCCGCTAGTAAGGTATTTCGTTCGTGGCCAGGGCGAGATGGCCATGGTTGCACTGGCCAGCGGTACCACACCCGATGACTGTGGCATCCATATCGCCGGCACCACCGATCTGGGCCGCAAAGCAGATCACGATCTGTTGACCTTACCCTCACCGTACCTGCTGGAAACAGCTGATTTACAGAGCAGTATTCGTTGGGAGACTCAGCGCGGCTGCCCGTTCAGGTGCTCGTTCTGCCAGCACCGCGAGCCAGGCATACGCCTCAAGCACCAATGGTTTGATGGCCATCGGCTGGAGAAAGAGCTCGCGATGTTTGCTGCTGCGAAGGTAAAGCGCATCTCGGTGCTGGATCCGATTTTTCACAATGATGCCAAGCGAGCCATTCAGATCCTAAACAGCGCTAAAGCGGCGGGTGTAACTGCGCACCTTTCTCTGCAATGCCGCTTCGAGACCTGTACCCCGGAATTTCTGGATGCGCTTGAGGGACTCAATGTCACCCTGGAGTTCGGTCTGCAGACCACCGTAGAGGCCGAGTACCGGGCGATCAAAAGGCCCAACCGTCTGGATATCATCTGCAGCCGAATCCGTCAGTTACATGAACGGCAAATAGACTTTGAGGTTTCACTGATTTACGGCTTGCCCAATCAAACATTAGACAGCTTCCGTAGCAGTGTTGATTGGTGTGTGCAGCGGCGGGTGCCTCGGATAAGGGCCTGGCCACTGATGTTGCTCAGGGGGACACCACTATACGAGCAGAAACAGCTCTATGGATTCAAGGAAAGCGATGACCAGGCTATTCCCATTGTAGTCGCCAGCAATAGTTTCTCTGAAACGGAATATACCGAAATGGCTCGTATCGCCAAGCTGCTGGAGGAGAACTGA
- the radC gene encoding RadC family protein, which yields MKLHKLKASEPSGTYLVESPITEADILLMARQLANQRLRRGRALTSPREVFIHLQALLADYEHEVFALLLLDSKNRVITFHEMFRGTLDGASVYPREVVKMALAHNAAAIILVHNHPSGDPEPSHADRNLTHRLQEALNVVGVRTLDHVVVGKEGCVSLAESGYL from the coding sequence ATGAAACTGCACAAACTGAAGGCCAGTGAGCCAAGCGGAACCTACCTGGTTGAATCGCCAATCACTGAAGCTGACATCCTGCTAATGGCTAGGCAACTCGCCAATCAACGCCTTCGTCGGGGGCGGGCACTGACCTCTCCACGGGAGGTTTTTATCCATTTGCAAGCACTGCTCGCCGATTACGAACACGAGGTCTTTGCTCTGCTTTTGCTCGACAGCAAGAACCGGGTGATCACGTTTCACGAAATGTTCCGAGGCACCCTGGACGGCGCAAGCGTTTACCCGAGAGAGGTGGTCAAGATGGCACTGGCGCACAACGCGGCAGCGATCATCCTGGTCCACAACCATCCTTCAGGTGATCCCGAGCCAAGCCATGCGGACCGCAACCTGACGCACAGGCTGCAGGAAGCGTTGAACGTGGTTGGCGTACGAACGCTCGATCATGTCGTGGTAGGCAAAGAAGGCTGTGTATCTCTAGCCGAGTCTGGCTACTTGTGA
- a CDS encoding helix-turn-helix transcriptional regulator: protein MRLIRLKEVMQVTGLARSTVYKYIAEEAFPKPVSLGERCVGWVEDEVQDWVVAKIQERNLAKSAAGRPDRLRLAG from the coding sequence ATGAGACTGATTCGACTGAAAGAAGTAATGCAGGTAACGGGGCTGGCTCGCTCGACCGTCTACAAGTACATCGCGGAAGAGGCCTTTCCGAAACCAGTCTCCTTGGGGGAGCGATGTGTCGGCTGGGTAGAAGATGAGGTGCAGGACTGGGTTGTTGCTAAAATCCAAGAGCGCAATTTGGCAAAGAGTGCTGCAGGGCGGCCAGATCGGCTGAGGTTGGCTGGCTAG
- a CDS encoding dTMP kinase, producing MAGFVAIEGLDGVGKSTIMNRLAERFSGHAMSTPGPALRSGRPAILEAFAHDELAKALFYAASVSSEGRHARSLVERGEWVFMDRYWASTLAYAKARGVSADLGALSKSLPQPDITILLVLDEPERQRRLSARGATAEDMETLDPGFRECVLEELRSHADISVDVTSFTAEALSVELEQRIRQLPFCLSDRPE from the coding sequence ATGGCTGGGTTTGTTGCTATTGAGGGCCTCGACGGCGTGGGAAAATCTACGATTATGAACAGACTGGCCGAGCGTTTTTCGGGCCACGCAATGAGTACCCCTGGACCCGCATTGCGTAGTGGCCGCCCAGCTATTCTGGAGGCATTTGCCCATGATGAACTTGCCAAGGCGCTGTTCTATGCGGCCAGCGTTTCCAGCGAAGGGAGGCATGCACGCAGCCTGGTTGAACGTGGCGAGTGGGTGTTTATGGATCGCTACTGGGCCTCGACACTGGCCTACGCAAAAGCTCGTGGTGTATCGGCTGATCTGGGGGCGCTGAGCAAGAGCCTGCCCCAGCCAGATATCACTATCCTGCTTGTGCTCGACGAGCCTGAGCGACAACGACGACTAAGCGCTCGCGGCGCAACCGCAGAAGACATGGAAACACTTGATCCAGGCTTTCGTGAGTGCGTGCTTGAAGAGCTAAGGTCGCATGCAGACATTTCCGTTGATGTTACTTCCTTTACTGCGGAAGCTTTGTCCGTCGAGTTGGAACAAAGAATTAGGCAACTGCCGTTCTGCTTATCTGACAGACCTGAATAG
- a CDS encoding phosphoribosylglycinamide formyltransferase, with protein MYFSKNKDINKLVLDLLQLGWSYAKGRHYKLFPPNGCGMVIVPSTPGDCRAFQNFRRDVRQRLRGHAERYRHASQELTP; from the coding sequence ATGTACTTCAGTAAGAACAAGGACATCAACAAACTCGTATTGGACCTGCTTCAACTTGGCTGGAGCTATGCAAAAGGCCGGCACTATAAGCTCTTTCCGCCCAATGGCTGCGGCATGGTTATTGTGCCTAGCACGCCCGGAGATTGCCGCGCATTCCAGAACTTCCGCCGTGATGTAAGGCAACGCTTACGTGGCCACGCTGAGCGATACCGGCACGCCAGCCAGGAGTTGACGCCATGA
- the ihfA gene encoding integration host factor subunit alpha yields the protein MGALTKAEMAERLYEELGLNKREAKELVELFFEEIRQALELNEQVKLSGFGNFDLRDKRQRPGRNPKTGEEIPITARRVVTFRPGQKLKARVEAYAGTKS from the coding sequence ATGGGGGCTCTGACGAAAGCTGAAATGGCGGAACGTCTGTATGAAGAGCTCGGCCTGAACAAACGAGAAGCCAAGGAACTGGTGGAGCTGTTTTTTGAAGAGATCCGCCAGGCTCTTGAGCTGAACGAACAGGTCAAGCTGTCCGGGTTCGGCAACTTCGACTTGCGCGACAAGCGCCAGCGACCCGGCCGTAATCCGAAAACAGGGGAAGAGATTCCAATCACGGCTCGCCGTGTGGTCACTTTTCGTCCAGGGCAAAAATTGAAAGCCAGGGTCGAGGCCTATGCTGGAACCAAGTCATAA
- a CDS encoding helix-turn-helix domain-containing protein: MSKTESKRLADVVGRAIARQRLQSGLSQEQVAERLGIGSEAVSRIERGVVMPNIERLVELAGVFGCETAELLTEASDRPEDQARRLHALLSSLGGDDRQLVMEVVERLVERLARS, from the coding sequence ATGTCAAAGACCGAATCGAAAAGGCTGGCTGATGTAGTGGGACGGGCGATTGCTCGGCAGCGCCTGCAATCCGGACTCAGCCAGGAGCAGGTTGCCGAGCGACTGGGGATAGGCAGCGAAGCGGTGTCGCGGATTGAGCGCGGCGTGGTCATGCCCAACATCGAGCGACTGGTGGAGTTGGCTGGTGTCTTCGGCTGCGAAACAGCTGAACTCCTGACAGAAGCGAGTGACCGTCCAGAGGATCAGGCGCGTCGTCTCCATGCTTTGCTTTCCTCCCTGGGTGGAGACGACAGGCAACTGGTGATGGAGGTTGTAGAGCGTTTGGTTGAAAGGCTGGCGCGTAGTTGA